Proteins from one Diorhabda carinulata isolate Delta chromosome 10, icDioCari1.1, whole genome shotgun sequence genomic window:
- the LOC130898445 gene encoding dynein regulatory complex protein 8-like, with the protein MDDDEEEIEVPITNDLEQRVAEAFAVFDPFQTKIIELKDVPSIIRGLGCCPTEAELQDIILSLETQKYPGSVHLVNFLPLVTDLFTQHKFLPPTPDKLLAAFRRLDPRGIGCLTKEELTNLMTTEGEPFTNDELEEMMEIAFDPLSKTINYEYYVNQLLYEPEGEKNVYTLADRIEAEKPPPPPPRKTMSEYLREAAQQAEE; encoded by the exons ATGGATgacgatgaagaagaaattgaag ttcCTATAACTAACGACCTAGAGCAAAGAGTAGCAGAAGCATTTGCAGTTTTTGACCCCTTCCAAACCAAAATAATTGAACTGAAAGATGTACCTTCTATAATAAGAGGTTTGGGTTGTTGTCCAACTGAAGCAGAGCTTCAAGACATCATTTTAAGCTTAGAAACTCAAAAGTATCCCGGCTCTGTTCATTTGGTAAATTTTTTGCCACTAGTAACGGATTTGTTTACACAACATAA ATTCCTTCCTCCAACTCCCGACAAACTTCTAGCAGCATTTCGAAGGTTAGATCCAAGAGGAATAGGTTGTTTAACAAAAGAAGAGCTTACCAATTTGATGACTACAGAAGGAGAACCTTTTACCAATGATGAATTGGAGGAAATGATGGAGATAGCTTTTGATCCATTGAGTAAAACAATCAATTACGAGTATTATGTCAATCAACTACTG TATGAACCAGAAGGGGAGAAAAATGTGTATACTTTGGCGGATCGCATTGAAGCTGAAAAACCTCCTCCACCACCGCCTCGTAAGACAATGTCTGAATATTTAAGAGAAGCTGCTCAACAAGCAGAAGAATAA